The window TCATCCATTAGTATTCCTACTGTTAACACATTCATTGCCTTGACACACAGCTTAATTtaatgtttagtttttctctAAAACCTTcgatttctctctttctctcaggTTACAAATCATATCAGGGTGCTGAATTTCACGGTGGTGATCAAGGTTCCTGTAAAGCTTGGCAACAAAGACATCTGGGTGGATTTCAACACTCTGCAGGTAAAATATGTCATCAGCTGCTTACTTTTAAAAAGGCTAACATGTAACTGTAGAATAAAATGATTTACGGAAAATAGTCAAAGTGACATAAATCACTCCTTTTTCTTAGATTGCAGACTGTCAAACACAAAAAGATCAAGAACCTGTCATCACTGATTTTGTTGCTCAGATAAAGGAAAATAAGTTAGTGGTGAGTATGCCTTTGCAGTCTAACTGTTGAATCACATATGTTAAGAGGTGCACATTATATCGTACTGCAGATTTCATACTTGATTTGCATTTGTCCACCACAGGACTGCTCTGTAGCCAGGTGCAGAGTCTTCAAGTGCACTAAGTTGATGGGAAGGTTGGAAAGTGTGACGTACACGATCTCTGCCAATCTTAGTTCAGGATGGATAGAGCAGGTAATTGATGTGAAGTTTATGTAGTTAATGCAGCTAGTCCATACTGTCAAATAAATTGAATATTTCTTCAGATGTAAATTTAACAACATTCAACACTTTCTCTCAGATTGGACTTCCATCTGCCAAATTCCTCTTGACCAGCACGGCCAGTCTGGAGTACAATAGAGACCAGTACGTCTTCTTCTCAACAGCGACTAATAACACCCCCCCTGTTCGCAAGGTTTGCAAGATTACACATTACTCTTAATTATTATTTCAGGGAGCTTGAATTTGAACTTGAATCAATTTCTTGTTGCTGTTCAGATTGAAACAGAGGTAGAAGTGTATCCTGAACTAGATTTCACCAAAGAGATTGTCGGAGGATCTCTGGGAGCGTTAGCTTTTCTAGCTTTACTCACTGCTGTCCTGTATAAGGTGAGACACCAATTCTTTTCAGTAAATGACACAGATTTCCAAAGTGAGATAAATTGCTAAACGTGTTTAGTGATGACAGTGTTTTCTTTCCAAAGTTCATTCTTTCATCTGGTTTGATCATTTCAATATATCATGGAATGAAAATACAGActtgctgtgtttttttcaacatttttttctcattttactcATAGGCTGGGTTTTTTAAGAGCAAATACAGTGAAATGGTGAATCCAAATGATGAAGGAGCAGCAGATGCAGGGGCTGATGGAGGTGCGCCCACagaagaataaaaatacaagtAATTCTACTTCCCAAAGACACCAGCTGTTTCACTCTCCATTACCATACACTTGTATTATTAGCCTGCTTACTTAAGCAGCTTATTACAAAACCATCTCACAATTTTCAGGAAGTTACAATGACAGGAACTTCCACACTACTGCTTTTATGCAGTGACATGTGATCTCTAACGGCATGTATTTTCAAAGTAGCTTTCAAAACAGACTCTGTATGTCTTATCCCACATTCTAAGCTGAACAGCCTTTTGCTGGTCTCCACATGAATTATTCCTTTTTTCATGTAACGCCAAAAATTGTGTTGTAATTGTCGCAGATTAGTTTGTTGTTGTGAAAGCGCAATTCTCACCTTGTAATGTAACATTAGGAGATGTGCTTAAAGGTGCTTACAACCATCAGTATTTGAAAATGTAAATTGCTTTGTTTCAGAGTAAATGATATATAACAGCTCTGTTCCGAATTGAAATAAAATGGACATTTAGTTTAAGCCTCATATTTGTTTTAAACGATGTCCCATTGTCTTAGCAATTTAAGATAAAGAAACAACTGCATGTCAAACAAAAGCCCATGGGGGGGGGGATCAGTTGAACACATTTTTGAAAACAAAgtttaacatttacgacgcaatttttgataaatattgaccaataatgtgcattgaATACTACAATGACTATGTATCTTCTTTTTGGAGCGGCAGAGACACCTTTAATACTGCTCTAAATCGTGACAACTATACCTTGTCCTCCTTTTTACTTAAACATGCCAGtagtccagcttaccttcagatctataTCTTTCAACAAAGCATACGATATTACTTATCTGTTCCCAGATTTACTCCTATTGTCCCAAACAccccatctgtagaagatgtcattctgCAACCCTGTTTATTGTGCTTTGAGCCAGAAGactattgtaaaatatgaattaattgattaaaatgttaatctaaataaaactttttctggttaaaaccatataaaatgacaaaaaaggtgtgtgtttgtgttgaaaaaacaaacagatttcaaccaaacattttattattaaatgtcatcatggaaaatgtaaaacaagccttaataaagaagttctTTTACTGCTCTTTATACTGTTTGGTAGTTTAATCttcaacaatgaactgtatttgatcaaattaaaGAGTTTGGACACTGTAGAAAtgtgctgacctccctgacaacaacaacagagaaacaattcagtatcacagctgcaaagtcatgctgaaaaaatgGCAACATGTGTTGCTTTGAATGAATGCTGTGgagaacacacacacttctgctCTCTGCAATGTTGAAATGCTTGCTGACTGTGACTCAAGTGACAAAACTTTACATGCCATTTCTTTGTTAGAAGAGAAATTATCCTCTATACTGACAGGAACTTATGCTCACTTAGTATCTGAGGCTTACAAAGCTTTTCCCAACTTTCAGTTAATAGTTTTGGGAAAACAGGTTACTTTCATGGTAGATTCTGGTGCCACATCATCTGTTGTAAAAGTAGGGGGATTTTTAACTCCTCCTAACCTGTGGGAATCATGCCTACTATGTGTCTGCATCAGGTCAGGTGGTAAAGGAGAAAATTATCACCCCCATTGCATGTGTCACTCCCGATGGGTTCTCCTTCAAACATTCATTTTTGTTGTCAGAACTGTGTCCCATTAATCTCATGGGCTTTGACTTCATGTGTAAGTTAGGCATTATTCTCATTTCAACTACAGAAGGTGTTAGAGTCACGTCACAGTCTGAGTCATCAGCTCCCACAAATGCTTATGAGTGGAAACTCCATTCTCCATTTTCACAGCAGCTAGTTCAGAAGGCTAAACCTCACCCTCTTCTGATTTCATGCAGCCTGCTGATTTGCACTGCACGTCTCACATTTCACTGGGGCCTGACAATAACTATGAGAGGAAATGGCTCTGCACTCCTTTTGAAAAGTTTTCTACATCCACTTTGTTTTGGAACTCACAAAGTGCTTCATTGGCTGTGTCCCTCACCCCCATGCAGCTGCAACCTTTTGCTGTTCCTGGTTCTTGTCCCCACATCTCACTGGCCAAAGCTAAACATTGCCACTGGAGGATGTGGGTTGGTTTGTTTCTACATGCTATTCTTATTAATTCTTATTAATTGTGGTTAGATTGTTATGTTAGATATTTTTGATTTAGTCAGGATAATATAGTTATAGATAGTTGTTAGATACTTCCTCATTCTACAGGTGTTCAGTGATGATGGTGTATTTGGCTGTGTAATGCCAATAAAAAAGCATGTCTCCAAAGAAAGCAGTTTCATGATTTTCTTTGTTGCAAGTCTCCACCTGAGCTCGCCACAATATTATGCACATatgtttgaaatattatagaGAGAAATAACTTATGATGTAACTATGGGTCACTGAAGTGGAGACTTGTGGCTCACAGAATGAGAAACTAGTTGTCACCTTGAGGTTGAATGCCTTTTGTTGATATTTATATCCATAATTGTTCAGAATTATATAATACAGCTTTTATATACAGTAAAAGCTTTGACTGGTTTCCCTATTTAACATCTGACCAAATGTAAAACATGCTCTCAATCTCCCGGTCTGTTTCAAATGTTTAAATAAGTGTATTTTCTTTTCAATGGAAAATGTCATCAAATCAAGAAGAAGGCAGAAAATATATTACAGGATGGTGTGTTGACTTCACATTTTTCAGTACAATAAGATAATAACATTCTAAAATGTCTCCCTGCTCGGTTTAAAAATTCATatttggagagaaaaaaaaacaggaaatgacaaatgAGGGGCATGGTTTAGTTTTTGGGTGCCTGTGTATTTTTGCATGTATATCATATAAAGCATTCATCAATATGACAATGTGAGCTATTATTAATTCTGATGAAACACATTTGTCTAACATGTGTTTGCGagacaacatcagtttttatcaGTGATGACCTATAACATGCAGATGATGTTTAGATGATGACTCCTCCCTGTGAATTGGGCACGCTTTGCCCTGCGTCCCGGGGGTGGGGGGCGactttttgcatttacagcatAGTTCCTCAAATAGACTTCCACTTCAAGCACTTCTCTCAAAGTTTTGCTTTCAACATCTTCCTCTTGGCACTTTGACCAGTATAAATTAGCTGCCTCCCACAATTTCCAGGTACATTTGTTTGAGCTCAGACGGTATACCAAAGTACTTTTTGTGTTGTAACTCCGCCCACACCAGAGTTCCTCTGAATGACTGCGTTACCTTTAAGCACCCCTCTTAGGATTTCTGCATTGTGCTTTCAACATCTCTCTCTTGGCACTTTAACCAGTAGATATTAGCTGCCTCCCACAGTTTCTAGATACATTTGTTTGAGCTCAGAAAGTAGGCTACATCACACTTTCAGTTACGTTTCATGGGAGTAAAACAATGGACTGGACAGTTACAGCTATTCTTTTACTATCAGGTAAGACAAGCTTCTGCACAAATTTGATAGTTTCATTTCAACAAATACATGTTGTCAGATGTAAGCTGCAAAAGAGAGTAGCAAACAATAATTTGTGATATAAGAGCcaaaaaatagtttgaaatgATGGCTTACATATGCCATTCATATCTCATTCTGTGTGAATCAATCTACTAGATATAATAGATCTAATAGATATTTGAATGAGgtcctgaatgttttttttcttttattgtagAAAAACTTAGAGTGAAAAGATATTTCCCATCATAATTTTCTGTCACTGCTGAAGTTAAAAATCTATCTTAACCTACTGTGGGTGTGTctgtgacaaaacaaagaacagggCGAGGGGATGTTTCACTATGATGAAATATTTTATTCTCATTCTTAATCATTTATTCACTGGAAACCATGACAAAACAGGATTTCACATGATGTCAAACACTTTGAAATACACAAGGAGACAAAATTCCTCGATATCCAGCTGATCTATAAGCAGACAAAAGCTAAACGTATGCAAGCCTAAATTAGCAGATGATGAGAAAATATTTCTAATCATTTTGAGTATCTTTATATAACTTCACGTCTAAAATTTTATTcctgccccccaaaaaaaattacttttaaGGATATAAAGGAAATTGTTCATATTTgtattgtatgtgtgtctttAGAATACTATTATATTTAAATGTACATTTTAATGTACAAAAACTTATTTTCTATTTTGATAATTTGAAGAAATATCACAGTTGATCAAAACCAAAGAACAACGGACGAGAGGAAATCTGACTTCAGTCTGAATGTTTTTCACATTATAATGGTTTTAAGGCGCCGTTCTCTGAATCACAAAAGTTCTGACTTTAGTGCTCTCTAGTGGTATTAAAAGTAATGACACACATCATTTCACCCTGAGACACCCAAAACAACATGTGCAGTAAACTTTTTACACTCATTTTACATCTGAGATTATTTCAGTTAAATTGTTTCGATCAAAATTTGGCTTTAGATGAGATTAATGCTGTGGATTTTACTTCTTCACTCCCCAGTGTTAAAAGCTGCACTTTGTTTCAATATTGAGCCTCTGGCTTGGAAGTCCCTGAAGGATGCTGCTGCAGGTTTTGGCTACCAGGTGGTGCAAAGAAAATCAGAGTGAGTCAGATCATGCATTATAGAGCTTAATGTAGGTGACTGCTGTCATATAATTTGCTCCTGTGATAACTTTAATATGCATATCTCACAACAACAAGGCTATAATCACGTGTCTTAATTAAAAACACAAGGGTCTCAACTTACCAGCCTGCCCCTCTCAAATGTTTGTGTGGTTTTATTTCTTTAGCTTGCTCGTCAGTGCCCCTTTTAAACAGTATTCAGGAAATCAAAGGGGGCAAATATTTAAGTGCACCAATGAtcaatgtcaaagtctgcaacTTCAAGGTAGGaaacatttaattttcaaaattttaACAGAATCCTCTGAAATTTTGTGAAACTGAATTATGTTTTGCATTCCAGTCTTTGataaaatttatttttcattgctaTTTACATTCTTACGCAGGGAGTATTTAAACCTGTGGTAGCTGTAGTTTTAGTTTCACTGTCACATAGTTTCTTGACTGTGTGCTTTAAGAATTGTTGAACGTTTCTACAGTTCCAAAGTCTGTAGTCAACATGTCCCTTGGTTTGGCAATGACAAGTAACCCCAACACAGAAACCACAGTGGTGAGTAGGTGACTTGCAGAAAAATGTTAACTTTTTCATGCTGCTTGAAATGTATTGCTTAAAGGACAGTAGAATCATCAACCTATTGAACAAACCTGACCCTGTGTCTTTTACAGGCGTGTGGTCCAACCATTCCGAAAGACTGCAAAAGTATCACCATGTACAACGGTCTTTGTATTGAGATAGACAAATATAACAGTCTTAAAAAAACTGTCCCGTCTGCAATTGAAGGTAAATATGACTTTTAAATGCAGGATCACCACATTTACTCACCACACAGTCGAGCATGCATATCACAAGAAACACAACTACACAACCTAACTAACACAAAAAATATGAAATCATTActcttgaatgtttttttttttccgttcaGCTGGTTTATTTTGTAGGAAAATATTAAACAAATCTCAAATATAACACAAAAGTATTCATTTAGAAGAAGCAGAGGAAAGAATTATGGAATCACTTTTAAATTTGCATTTCTAGAACAGATATGTGCACATGAGTCTGCAGGTAAAAGAGAGTTCTTCCACACCTTAGTGTGCTGAGGCGCTGGCTGATTGGCAGGAAACATGGCAACGACAGACACATCAGTGGAAACAATGGAAAGGATAAAACTTCTGTTGGGATTTAAATTGGATCAGGACTGGATATTACCTTATGAACGCTGTCATTAAAGCCAGAGGAGGTGCAACAAAGTACTAAATGTGTCTTCTTTGTTcatgattccatcattttttccTCATTATTCAGTGATTCTGACAAATTTTCCTGATCTGAGAtaatgttccttttttttccaacattgCTATAAATAGCCCAGAAGTTTGAATTAAAGAACATGTTGACAAACAAGCTCACTTGATGGGAAACTGTGCAGAGAACTGTTGAGACATGGATCCATCTCTTCTTTTTAACAGAGTGTCAAACCCAAGCTGACGTTGCATTTCTGTTGGATGGCTCAAGCAGTGTAGCTTCTGCTGATTTTGACAGAATGAAGACTTTTGTGACAAAATTGATTGCGTCTCTCTTGGGAAAAGATACACAAGTAAGActgcttttgtgtttttccattAAAAATCAGCAAAAATAAAATGAGATGCTAAATCAACATATGTCAAATAAAAGCTAAACAGTTAAACGTCCTCTTCATACTcccatgtctttttttaatctatatTTGGCACATTCCCCTAATCGCCCCAACAgccaaaatgctttatttttactGGATATTTTTGCATGTCTAATACATATTTCCagtttatattcatgttttctttcttttgcagtTTGCCATTGTCCAGTTTGCCTCACAACCCACAATCCATTATTACTTCAATACATTTAGAACCAACAATTGGGAAACACAAATTCAACAAATCAGGCAGTCTGGTGGAGGGACTTACACTGCGAGGGCCATTAAACACCTTGTGTAAGTGTCATTATGACCCTATATGGTGATGTATGGCATAACCTCTTGCTTCCATTTGCCAGTTTGTCCATGGTACCAACCAGGTTTTCCTCTGCCAGTCCTCTACTTCAACCCATTCTACTgcctgtttctttgttcttttggttTTGGTAGACTTCTGTCTTTTTGGCACCTTCTCTCCTCCCCACCATCCTATATGTGACCTTGGAACTGATTTAAGTAAAACTTCTTGAAAGATGTCTTGGATTCCTAAGAAGGAGAGATGAGTGACTAGAGAGAAACGTTTGCAAGATGTGCTTTGTGAGGGTGCAAGGAATATCTTTTGCTCAAGTTTTTTTCACTTATAAAATGGGTGACACATTATCCCACAGattaaattgatttaaaagTAAATATTTGGATTGGTGGAAACACAGACGCTCTGACAGAGACCCTGAAATACAACATTAGACTGTAATACACAAATGAAGCACTCATACCACCTCACTGAGCTCATGATATACGTAATAATGACACACAGATTGCTGTCATTACGAtgcattttatatttttctttgtgaCTTCCTTTAAAGGCTTAACACCTTACCCTGTACTTTTACCCTAGCTGTGTACCCCTCATTTTAATGATGTAAAAGCAAATAcgaaaagcttaaaatgtgtaTAAATGACACAGAAAACGTGACAGGAATGACATGCCAGCCATGCATTGGGAACACGTTGTCAGCACAGAAGCAGTGATTTCCCATTTTTTGATAATCTTTAGTTGTATTGTTTCTTGTGTCTTTTGCTCACCGCCTTTGCTTGAATCCCAGATAGGAGGGACAAAGACTTGAGAGGAAGCTAAGAGTGTACAaactgagaaaggagaggaagaGCATGTTTGAATGTTCTCTGTTTATTCTGGACTTTGATTTTCTGCCCTCTTCCTGGAGTTTTTTTGCCTTGCCTGCTCGCCAAAAACAGTAATACGATTCTGGTAGTGTtaagaaaaacatttctgtcAATGAATATTGCCAAACTTTTACAAGTGGAGTATCTGCAGTTTATCTCACAGTTCTAGTTTTTatgttgtgtttctctgcaaATTTTTATTCTGGGAAACATTCAAATTAAGTCTGGGCCTTCATGTCTTACACTGGCAGCAAGACCAGCCTTTTAGCAGCATCAATAGAAATTAGCCAGAGAAATTTTTAGTATTTTGCTTAGATTAAAGTGaaatttagtttcatgtttttttgaaaaaaaatatttcaacatATTTCCAtgttactcaggaatctttgaGAATCATAAAATTCTAACTATTTTATGGATAGTAAAAAGACATTTCATTTTAGGATTCAATCAAACCAGCCCTTTAGTttgttttcttaatttttttatatagtGAATGTAGCACTGTACAAAAACAATAATCAAAAGTTAAAAATCTTTCTTTTACCAGGAACAATGTCTTTTCACCTACAAGAGGTTCTAGATCAAAGGTGAAGAAGATTTTGATCGTCATTACAGACGGAGAATCTAACGACTCCAAATACTTAAATGGAGCAATACAACTAGCTGCAAATGAAAACATTGTTCGCTTTGCCATTGGAGTAAGTTCTATCTATTTATACCTTATGTAGCTACAAAAATTAGATGTTTGAGTCTGTTATGTGTGTGGAGGTATTTCATCTCTGTTTTAATCCCTAATAAATGTCAGAAAGAGGGGGGGTTGATACTTGGGTCTGCAACCAAAATTTAGATTAGGTGAAAAATTCCATAGGGTATTCATTTAGGTTTGTGGAAGGTTTCTTCTTGCTAAGCTAACTGACATATTCAGACTTAATTcattgatccatccatccattcatccatcttctatagcgacttaatccaactcagggtccgccggggggctggagcctatcccagctgtcagtgGGCGGGAgttgggtacaccctggacaggtcgccagtccatcacaggtccaCATAGAGAAATTTAAACAAACAGGCATTCATACTCACATTCACTCCTAGGGACTATTTAGTCATCAGTTAACCTGATATGCATGTTTGTGGACGGtgggagtacccggagagaaccttaAATGATCCTTACTTGTatattttgttcttgttttaaaACATAATGACACAAGCTCTAAAATATATGTATAAGTTACAAAACACATGTCTCAGCTGCAAATTTACTCCCTATGATTTGAAGCAGAATCTTTATTACATTGGatttacattttgtttcaaatcattgattacctttgcttttactGGAATCTATGAAGTACATGACAACAAAAATATTTGATGTAATCCTCAGGTCGGGAGAGCATTTGGAAAATCTTCAGCAACAAATGAACTGAACACCATTGCTTCTCATCCTTCGGGGGACCATGTGTTTAAAGTGGATGGCTTTGAAGCGCTTGAGAGAATACGGCAGAATTTACAAGATAAAATTTTCTCTATTGAAGGTACTGGTATTACCTTaacaaaacagatttgcagcagtGTCCTATTGTCAGATAAAATTGATCTTGATGTAAGGCGTCATCAGTAAATACTGTTCACATGTGTCTCATTTCAACAGTTATTCAGTTACTCCTCTGAGCCTTGACTCATAAACCTTTTAAGCCTAAATAAGCTCATTGCATAAAAGCCTTTATGAAACACTGAATTCAATTCATATGCAGACTATAGTTGCATTAAGAAACTTCGGCTCTTGTTTATTTTGCGATCACAGGATCTCAAACCAGTGGAGACACTCTGACTCTGGAAATGTCCCAAGAAGGGTTTAAAGCAGCTTATGTGCCAGAGGTAATGAAAATCACTTGATAATAATTAGATAGTATAATCTTATAAAGTTAAAAATAACCAAGATTTTGAATTAATGATGGATTTTGACATATTTAGATTTAGATCTTGCCAAATACATTTTCCTCTACATTGCAGGGAATTCAGATGTCCATTGTTGGTGCTAATCAGTGGAGAGGAGGCTACAAGAAACACACATCCAGGACAGTGTCATATGAGCCCAGGGACATAGACCCTGACAGTTATCTTGGTAAGAATATTACGATAGAGCAAGATAACACCTGGTTGTGGTGCACAACTCTACATCTATATTACTGAAGGAATATGTTGACCAGAATCCATCCACATGTAGTAATATGTAGAGGATGACCAACACATAAAAAACTTGCCAAGTATATCCACTTTGTTTCCACTGCCTAACCTAGAATATTTACACCGATGCCTTTGACTACTCCACTATTAAATTCTAGGTTATTCCATGGCAGTGGCTACAGTTTCAGCTGGCTCACTGACAATTATTGGTGCTCCAAGATATCAACACAAAGGAGTTGTGAGGACTGTCCAAAATGAGATAACAAAGCAAACTATTGTCCCAAATCAATGGCAGGTAGATATTTACCATTTATATAGATGGTCCTGAAATACCTGAAACATATCAATGTATCTACTGAATGAAAactgtatttttgtctgtttcagagtggtGAATACTTTGGGGCGGAGGTTTGTGCCATGAACGTGGATGCTGACCGCTACACTGATCTAATCCTCATATCTTCTCCAATGTACAAAGACTCTGATAGAGAAGGACGAGTTTATGTTTGCACACTAACCTCTTTGGTACCTGACAGCTGCATCAACTGCTTTTCAGTCGATTCTTTTGTtaaattttcacatttttaataAGCATGAAACACTTTCTCATCTTCACATTTTCACCAGAATGTCGAGTGTCACTTCAATTCTCCATTAGTACTAAGAGGGGATGCATCGGACAAAGGAAGGTTTGGGTCTTCTCTTGCCGTTCTGCCCGATTTGAACAAAGACGGTTTCAATGATTTGGCAGTTGGAGCACCTTTGGAGAATGACGGTCAAGGCAGCCTCTACATGTTTCACAGTGAAGGAAGCAAAAGAATCAATCCTATTTACTCACAGGTGAACAAACTTAAAGAAAGCACAAAACAGCGGATAAaatcttttctgttttctgcttgATTCATTCAAATATTTTCCATTCCACAGAGAATCGCTGCCTCTGAAGTCCAGTCAGGACTGAAGTTCTTTGGCATGTCAATCAGTCAGTCGTCTTTTGATCAGAGTGGGGACGGTCTGCCTGACTTAGCGGTGGGTTCAAAGGGCACAGTTGTCTTACTCAGGTAAGTCGTACGTAGTTTAGATATGCATAATTATGgtcatttaaacttttttttactaGTTTgtagcctgaatgtgtacatcgAACAGAAAAGTTTTTAGTAGGTCTAAACTTACATTCAATGGTTGTTGGCATGTGTCTTTCTATTGTATCTTTTCCAGATCAAAGCCTATAGTAATGGTTGAAGTAACTGTAACATTCAGCCCAAACGAAATCCCAACTCAAAATGTAACTTGTTCCAAACCATTGGAGAACACAGCTAAAATCTGCTT of the Odontesthes bonariensis isolate fOdoBon6 chromosome 23, fOdoBon6.hap1, whole genome shotgun sequence genome contains:
- the LOC142373485 gene encoding integrin alpha-M-like isoform X2; translated protein: MLLQVLATRWCKENQIPKSVVNMSLGLAMTSNPNTETTVACGPTIPKDCKSITMYNGLCIEIDKYNSLKKTVPSAIEECQTQADVAFLLDGSSSVASADFDRMKTFVTKLIASLLGKDTQFAIVQFASQPTIHYYFNTFRTNNWETQIQQIRQSGGGTYTARAIKHLVNNVFSPTRGSRSKVKKILIVITDGESNDSKYLNGAIQLAANENIVRFAIGVGRAFGKSSATNELNTIASHPSGDHVFKVDGFEALERIRQNLQDKIFSIEGSQTSGDTLTLEMSQEGFKAAYVPEGIQMSIVGANQWRGGYKKHTSRTVSYEPRDIDPDSYLGYSMAVATVSAGSLTIIGAPRYQHKGVVRTVQNEITKQTIVPNQWQSGEYFGAEVCAMNVDADRYTDLILISSPMYKDSDREGRVYVCTLTSLNVECHFNSPLVLRGDASDKGRFGSSLAVLPDLNKDGFNDLAVGAPLENDGQGSLYMFHSEGSKRINPIYSQRIAASEVQSGLKFFGMSISQSSFDQSGDGLPDLAVGSKGTVVLLRSKPIVMVEVTVTFSPNEIPTQNVTCSKPLENTAKICFTMHSQSAVNTAEAQINYTLTLDATRKTPNNRAYISDKRRDETGTFTVDLSGQKCSSVNFYIEACQEDILNPLRNELTFTFDGVPSITNLKPSLSQLAQKTTFHSLGFEINCGADNNCVDNLKVDFNFSKSLEVQVGIDELLDVTVSVENREENSYNSHVTLTYPVGLSYRKFTALQGRIECNSLDSEDGVTRGKTDCSIDKPIFKSKSKAVFIVSYGIGTNSGLDKRIFVTANATSGNQQHSPSSELSMKREINVKSSIFVSVESSLSYSNFTFGKNNLQEPVQQSMKVTNHIRVLNFTVVIKVPVKLGGKDIWVDFNTLQIADCQTQKDQEPVITDFVAQIKENKLVDCSVARCRVFKCTKLMGRLESVTYTISANLSSGWIEQIGLPSAKFLLTSTASLEYDRDQYVFFSTATNNTPPVRKIETEVEVYPEPDFTKEIVGGSLGALAFLALLTAVLYKAGFFKSKYSEMVNPNDEGAADAGADGGAPPEE
- the LOC142373485 gene encoding integrin alpha-M-like isoform X1, giving the protein MDWTVTAILLLSVLKAALCFNIEPLAWKSLKDAAAGFGYQVVQRKSDLLVSAPFKQYSGNQRGQIFKCTNDQCQSLQLQVPKSVVNMSLGLAMTSNPNTETTVACGPTIPKDCKSITMYNGLCIEIDKYNSLKKTVPSAIEECQTQADVAFLLDGSSSVASADFDRMKTFVTKLIASLLGKDTQFAIVQFASQPTIHYYFNTFRTNNWETQIQQIRQSGGGTYTARAIKHLVNNVFSPTRGSRSKVKKILIVITDGESNDSKYLNGAIQLAANENIVRFAIGVGRAFGKSSATNELNTIASHPSGDHVFKVDGFEALERIRQNLQDKIFSIEGSQTSGDTLTLEMSQEGFKAAYVPEGIQMSIVGANQWRGGYKKHTSRTVSYEPRDIDPDSYLGYSMAVATVSAGSLTIIGAPRYQHKGVVRTVQNEITKQTIVPNQWQSGEYFGAEVCAMNVDADRYTDLILISSPMYKDSDREGRVYVCTLTSLNVECHFNSPLVLRGDASDKGRFGSSLAVLPDLNKDGFNDLAVGAPLENDGQGSLYMFHSEGSKRINPIYSQRIAASEVQSGLKFFGMSISQSSFDQSGDGLPDLAVGSKGTVVLLRSKPIVMVEVTVTFSPNEIPTQNVTCSKPLENTAKICFTMHSQSAVNTAEAQINYTLTLDATRKTPNNRAYISDKRRDETGTFTVDLSGQKCSSVNFYIEACQEDILNPLRNELTFTFDGVPSITNLKPSLSQLAQKTTFHSLGFEINCGADNNCVDNLKVDFNFSKSLEVQVGIDELLDVTVSVENREENSYNSHVTLTYPVGLSYRKFTALQGRIECNSLDSEDGVTRGKTDCSIDKPIFKSKSKAVFIVSYGIGTNSGLDKRIFVTANATSGNQQHSPSSELSMKREINVKSSIFVSVESSLSYSNFTFGKNNLQEPVQQSMKVTNHIRVLNFTVVIKVPVKLGGKDIWVDFNTLQIADCQTQKDQEPVITDFVAQIKENKLVDCSVARCRVFKCTKLMGRLESVTYTISANLSSGWIEQIGLPSAKFLLTSTASLEYDRDQYVFFSTATNNTPPVRKIETEVEVYPEPDFTKEIVGGSLGALAFLALLTAVLYKAGFFKSKYSEMVNPNDEGAADAGADGGAPPEE